The following proteins are encoded in a genomic region of Acidobacteriota bacterium:
- the lpxD gene encoding UDP-3-O-(3-hydroxymyristoyl)glucosamine N-acyltransferase, with amino-acid sequence MVYPLRRLAEYVGGEVAGDPDTPIRRLRPFETAGPGDLTLAVRKRYEERIPESGASAVIVSRKAPFHNRPLLRVDNPKLAFARLLQFIHQAPFVATGVSPGATVGRDCSIPERVSIYPHAYVGDRVTLGEEVTLHSGVHVGNGCSIGPASVLHPNVTIYDGIRIGARVILHSGTVIGADGFGYVFDGTRQVKIPQRGTVVIEDDVEIGANSCVDRATFGRTTICRGVKLDDHVHIGHNCTIGENTVIVGQVGVSGSVTIGRNCVLAGHSGVVDHVRIGDGVKVLAKTAVTKDIPDGMTVSGQPARDHRTTVKIQALTRRLPQLMAEWRAWKKRRP; translated from the coding sequence GTGGTCTATCCTCTGCGCCGACTCGCGGAATACGTGGGTGGAGAGGTCGCCGGAGATCCAGACACTCCCATCAGGCGCTTGAGGCCCTTTGAGACGGCTGGTCCGGGGGATCTGACTCTTGCGGTCCGCAAGCGATACGAGGAGCGGATTCCCGAGTCCGGCGCGTCGGCCGTCATCGTTTCCAGGAAGGCGCCGTTTCACAACCGTCCCCTGCTCCGCGTCGACAACCCGAAGCTGGCCTTCGCACGGCTCTTGCAATTCATCCACCAGGCGCCCTTTGTGGCCACCGGCGTATCGCCTGGCGCTACCGTGGGCCGGGACTGCTCCATTCCCGAAAGGGTGTCCATTTATCCCCATGCCTACGTCGGCGACCGCGTCACTCTGGGCGAAGAGGTGACCCTCCATTCCGGGGTTCATGTCGGGAACGGCTGCTCCATCGGTCCAGCCAGTGTGCTGCATCCGAATGTGACCATCTACGATGGCATTCGCATCGGCGCGCGCGTGATCCTGCACAGCGGAACCGTGATCGGAGCCGATGGGTTCGGCTATGTTTTCGACGGGACACGTCAGGTCAAGATTCCCCAACGGGGAACGGTCGTGATCGAGGACGACGTGGAGATCGGCGCCAACAGTTGCGTGGATCGGGCCACCTTCGGCCGGACCACGATTTGCCGAGGCGTCAAGTTGGACGATCACGTCCACATCGGGCACAACTGCACCATCGGCGAGAACACGGTCATCGTCGGCCAGGTGGGTGTATCAGGCAGTGTCACGATCGGCCGCAACTGCGTTCTGGCGGGACACTCGGGTGTCGTCGATCATGTGCGAATCGGCGACGGTGTCAAGGTCCTGGCCAAGACGGCAGTGACCAAGGACATCCCGGACGGGATGACCGTGTCCGGCCAGCCGGCCAGAGACCACCGCACGACGGTGAAGATTCAGGCCCTGACCCGGCGCCTCCCTCAACTCATGGCGGAATGGCGGGCCTGGAAGAAGAGGCGGCCGTGA
- the bamA gene encoding outer membrane protein assembly factor BamA, with the protein MMGQTFRAAHRLNTARIYRNVLLVLALSLGSSELLDAQARQSAGRLEEVRILGNRRISEDTIRFYIQSRQGDVYNEGQILRDYRSLLNTNFFVDAKVKKMEGETGTIVLFEVKERPLIRTIEYEGMKSFKESDVLEQFRELKVGMTVDNPFDGAKLPKARRALRTLLDTNGRPLGRVEVTVEPITSSAVKVVFNIDEGPKVRIGKIQFEGNTVFSDKELRGGLELTKERGPITLFKGLDKYIKEKVEHDLHVNMMDKYRERGYMEARLGEPKVEIVEAGRGILFGFRKTKQQYFITVPIDEGPQFRFGDFKLEGIKNFDSEVLTRAYNIEKGEIFNWVQLQKANEDLKKLYARYGYLDMEAIPEIDKGENENVMNVAIRVEEGKQYLVKRINFLGNTKTRDKVLRREFLLEEQRQFNGDLLDISVIRLNQLGFFDKIEEKDYEVVKRPDLAEVDVLVTVKEQSQQSIGLTGGVSGISGKFIGISYSTNNFRGLGQQIYVQAVTGTRTQQYNFSFQEPYFLDTRLSLGFSVFSQRFRYDTFTAFWGLLLPENNVNLFTRSSTGFSVQTAYPLWRWVRVGLSYQLQRISITDVAENFSDFALSQLTGFTPGGGREDAQEGIIRSEVTPSWTYNSKNAFFGATRGTMLRLSVPFAGGPLGGTYNVISPILEYQKFMEDRWMSGGRNSLGFRAQILHLYPYGELPNGGPMTVPFFERIYRGGEFDFRGFDLRSVTPWAKTRSPLRDESGNPIIDKRTGLPALSENLVPAGGDTSLLLTGEYRIPVAGPIHLAAFADFGINTVLNRNKLVLFGPNTAIDLLENTNNVWRLSTGMEFQFVMPMLNQPFRLIFAYNPLVMDTTVTVNGIRYPMQERRRNIRFTVGYTF; encoded by the coding sequence ATGATGGGCCAAACGTTTCGTGCCGCTCACAGACTGAACACCGCCCGGATCTACCGGAACGTGCTGCTGGTTCTGGCGCTTTCCTTGGGAAGCTCCGAGCTTCTCGATGCCCAAGCCCGCCAGTCGGCCGGGCGCCTGGAGGAAGTGCGCATCCTCGGGAACCGGCGCATCAGCGAAGACACCATTCGTTTCTACATCCAGAGCCGGCAGGGGGACGTCTACAACGAAGGCCAGATCCTCCGCGATTACCGGAGTCTCCTCAACACCAACTTCTTCGTCGATGCCAAGGTGAAGAAGATGGAGGGAGAGACGGGAACCATCGTCCTGTTCGAGGTCAAGGAACGTCCCCTCATTCGGACCATCGAATACGAGGGCATGAAGTCCTTCAAGGAATCGGACGTGCTGGAGCAGTTCCGGGAACTCAAGGTCGGAATGACCGTCGACAACCCCTTCGACGGCGCCAAGCTGCCCAAGGCCCGGCGGGCCCTGCGGACCTTGCTGGACACCAACGGGCGCCCGCTGGGCCGAGTCGAGGTCACCGTCGAACCGATCACCTCCTCCGCCGTCAAGGTGGTCTTCAACATCGACGAAGGCCCCAAAGTGCGTATCGGCAAGATTCAGTTCGAGGGCAACACCGTCTTTTCCGACAAGGAATTGCGGGGAGGCCTGGAGCTGACCAAGGAGCGGGGGCCCATCACCCTCTTCAAGGGTCTCGACAAGTACATCAAGGAGAAGGTGGAGCACGATCTCCACGTCAACATGATGGACAAGTACCGGGAGCGGGGGTATATGGAGGCCCGGCTCGGCGAGCCCAAGGTGGAGATCGTGGAGGCGGGCAGAGGCATTCTGTTCGGTTTCCGCAAGACCAAGCAGCAGTACTTCATCACCGTGCCCATCGACGAGGGACCTCAGTTCCGATTCGGGGACTTCAAGCTGGAGGGCATCAAGAACTTCGACTCCGAAGTCCTGACTCGCGCCTACAACATTGAGAAGGGCGAAATCTTCAACTGGGTCCAACTGCAGAAGGCGAATGAGGACCTGAAAAAGCTCTACGCCCGTTACGGCTACCTGGACATGGAGGCGATTCCCGAGATCGACAAGGGCGAAAACGAAAATGTCATGAACGTCGCGATCCGCGTCGAGGAGGGGAAGCAGTACCTGGTGAAGCGGATCAACTTCCTGGGAAATACCAAGACCCGGGACAAGGTCCTCCGGCGGGAGTTTCTGCTGGAGGAGCAGCGTCAGTTCAATGGCGACCTGTTGGATATCTCCGTCATTCGTCTCAATCAGTTGGGGTTCTTCGACAAGATCGAGGAGAAGGATTACGAGGTCGTCAAGCGTCCGGATCTGGCCGAGGTGGACGTCCTGGTCACGGTCAAGGAGCAGAGTCAGCAGTCCATCGGCCTGACCGGGGGCGTGAGCGGAATCAGCGGCAAGTTCATCGGAATCAGTTATTCGACCAACAACTTTCGGGGATTGGGCCAACAGATCTACGTCCAGGCGGTCACCGGCACTCGAACCCAGCAGTACAATTTCTCCTTCCAGGAACCCTATTTTCTGGACACGCGCCTGTCCCTGGGGTTCTCCGTCTTCAGCCAGCGTTTCCGTTACGACACCTTCACGGCTTTCTGGGGCCTGCTTCTGCCGGAGAACAACGTCAACCTGTTTACCCGAAGCAGCACCGGCTTCAGCGTGCAGACCGCCTATCCTCTCTGGCGGTGGGTGCGGGTGGGACTGTCGTACCAGCTCCAGAGAATCAGCATCACCGACGTCGCGGAAAACTTCAGCGACTTTGCCTTGAGCCAGTTGACCGGATTCACTCCCGGAGGCGGCCGGGAAGATGCGCAAGAGGGCATCATCCGGAGCGAGGTCACGCCCAGTTGGACGTACAACAGCAAGAACGCATTTTTCGGCGCCACCCGGGGAACCATGTTGCGACTCTCGGTTCCGTTTGCCGGCGGTCCCTTGGGAGGGACCTACAACGTCATCTCGCCCATACTCGAATATCAAAAATTCATGGAAGACCGCTGGATGAGCGGGGGCCGCAACAGTCTGGGTTTCCGGGCTCAGATCCTGCACCTGTATCCGTATGGAGAGTTGCCTAATGGCGGCCCCATGACGGTGCCCTTTTTCGAACGGATCTACCGGGGCGGAGAGTTCGACTTCCGTGGTTTCGACCTGAGGTCGGTGACCCCGTGGGCCAAGACACGTTCGCCTCTGAGGGACGAATCGGGGAATCCCATCATCGACAAACGGACGGGACTTCCGGCGCTGAGCGAGAATCTGGTTCCGGCCGGCGGCGACACCTCATTGCTGCTGACGGGCGAGTATCGAATACCCGTGGCCGGCCCCATCCATTTGGCGGCATTCGCGGATTTCGGAATCAATACGGTGCTGAACAGGAACAAGCTGGTACTCTTCGGGCCGAATACGGCCATTGACCTGTTGGAGAACACCAACAACGTTTGGCGGCTGTCGACGGGAATGGAGTTTCAGTTCGTCATGCCCATGCTCAACCAGCCGTTTCGTCTCATATTCGCCTACAATCCTCTGGTCATGGATACCACGGTTACGGTGAACGGCATCCGCTATCCGATGCAGGAACGTCGCAGGAACATTCGATTTACGGTAGGATATACCTTCTAG
- a CDS encoding Gfo/Idh/MocA family oxidoreductase: MSAQDRIRVGVVGVGVLGSHHTRIYSSLPQVKLVGVADPIPERRRELASRYDCRSWPDHDPLLDRVDAVSVAVPTSLHAEVALPFLKRGIHVLVEKPIAEDVESATRMVDEARGAVLHVGHSERFNPAVLAIRPFIKTPRFFEVHRLSVLTPRSLDVDVVLDLMIHDLDLITQMVRSPIREIRAVGIPVLTPRIDIANARLEFEDGCVANLTSSRVSKQKMRKLRFFQADDYISLDLDRQVAEVSSMVEVHGSKRIVNRSPQVTQEEPLKMEITAFLEEIAGRHGQGREIGRGCSGGEGVRVLDLALEILDRMTVAGRHGSSISGRNR, translated from the coding sequence ATGAGCGCCCAAGACCGGATCCGGGTAGGAGTCGTCGGCGTTGGGGTTTTGGGGAGTCACCATACCCGTATCTACAGCAGCCTCCCCCAAGTGAAGCTCGTGGGAGTCGCGGACCCGATTCCGGAGAGGCGGCGGGAGCTGGCTTCCCGGTACGACTGCCGATCCTGGCCCGATCACGACCCTCTGTTGGATCGGGTCGACGCCGTCAGCGTGGCGGTTCCCACCTCACTGCATGCCGAGGTCGCCCTTCCGTTCTTGAAACGGGGAATCCACGTCCTGGTGGAGAAACCCATCGCCGAAGACGTGGAATCCGCGACGCGCATGGTGGACGAGGCCCGCGGGGCCGTTCTCCACGTGGGTCATTCCGAGCGCTTCAATCCCGCGGTGCTGGCAATTCGGCCCTTCATCAAGACTCCCCGGTTTTTCGAGGTCCACCGGCTCAGCGTGCTGACGCCTCGCAGTCTGGATGTGGACGTCGTGTTGGACCTGATGATTCACGATCTGGATCTCATCACGCAGATGGTGCGGAGTCCGATCCGGGAGATTCGCGCGGTCGGGATTCCGGTGCTCACTCCACGGATCGACATCGCCAACGCCCGTCTTGAATTCGAGGACGGATGCGTCGCCAATCTCACCTCGAGCCGGGTCTCGAAACAGAAGATGAGAAAGTTGAGGTTCTTCCAGGCGGACGACTACATCTCCCTCGACCTGGACCGCCAGGTGGCGGAAGTCTCGAGCATGGTGGAGGTGCACGGGTCCAAGCGAATCGTCAACCGGTCTCCTCAGGTGACGCAGGAAGAACCATTGAAAATGGAGATTACCGCGTTCCTGGAAGAGATCGCGGGCCGGCACGGCCAGGGGCGGGAAATCGGGCGTGGGTGCAGCGGCGGGGAGGGCGTCCGGGTCTTGGATCTGGCTCTGGAGATTCTGGATCGGATGACCGTGGCCGGCCGGCACGGGTCGTCCATCTCCGGAAGAAACAGGTGA
- the lpxI gene encoding UDP-2,3-diacylglucosamine diphosphatase LpxI (LpxI, functionally equivalent to LpxH, replaces it in LPS biosynthesis in a minority of bacteria.), whose protein sequence is MKNLGMIAGNGRFPFLVLNEARNRRLPVVVAAIREEADPRLEKITGRLSSGSSFHWIGLGQLGKLVRVFKSEGIRHAVMAGQVKHVRIFASGVRTPAGILSALPDGRMLRMLASLRRRNTRSLIEGVIGVLRDEGIEVLDSTWLLSGLIPDPGVLTRRKPNDREKRDMEYGREVARELSRLDLGQTVVVKDQAVVAVEAMEGTDATIRRAAELVAGSRLTVVKAGRARNEMRFDVPVVGSETLKVLKECRVSALSIDSGRTLILDRDQFVRGADESRIAVVCQ, encoded by the coding sequence ATGAAAAATCTCGGAATGATCGCCGGCAACGGACGCTTCCCGTTCCTGGTGCTGAATGAAGCCCGGAATCGGCGGTTGCCGGTGGTTGTGGCAGCCATTCGGGAAGAAGCGGATCCCCGGTTGGAGAAGATAACGGGCCGGCTCTCCAGTGGATCGTCGTTTCACTGGATCGGATTGGGCCAGTTGGGGAAGCTGGTTCGCGTGTTCAAGAGCGAGGGCATACGGCACGCGGTCATGGCCGGCCAGGTAAAACATGTCCGGATATTCGCATCCGGCGTTCGGACGCCGGCGGGAATTCTGTCCGCGTTGCCCGACGGCAGGATGTTGCGCATGTTGGCATCCCTGCGGCGGCGCAATACGCGGTCGCTGATCGAGGGCGTCATCGGAGTCCTGAGGGACGAGGGAATCGAGGTCCTGGACTCGACCTGGCTGCTTTCAGGCCTCATCCCGGACCCGGGGGTGCTCACTCGCCGCAAGCCCAACGACCGGGAAAAACGGGACATGGAATACGGCCGGGAGGTGGCCAGGGAGTTGTCCAGGCTCGACCTGGGTCAGACCGTGGTCGTCAAGGATCAGGCCGTCGTGGCAGTGGAGGCCATGGAAGGGACGGATGCGACCATTCGGAGAGCGGCTGAATTGGTTGCAGGGAGCCGTCTCACGGTGGTGAAGGCCGGGCGTGCCCGCAATGAAATGAGATTCGACGTTCCGGTCGTCGGGTCGGAGACACTGAAGGTTTTGAAAGAGTGCCGCGTCTCAGCCCTCTCCATCGATTCCGGACGGACTCTGATCCTGGACCGCGACCAGTTCGTCCGGGGCGCTGACGAGTCGAGAATAGCGGTGGTCTGCCAATGA
- the miaA gene encoding tRNA (adenosine(37)-N6)-dimethylallyltransferase MiaA gives MKTLSPPEDPLLIAVAGPTASGKSALAVEAALRLDGEIINCDSLQLYRELQIGTGKPSARETGAVPHHLYDFLDPDQFYSAGRYMVEARRVCRQVRDRGKTPFVVGGTGLYLRALLAGVFEGPSRCDAVRDRLEKMVQRRGQERLHRLLARKDPATARKIGGGDRRRLIRALEVYFLTGTPISRLQEQRIPLAGYRILKIGLNLPRPLLYQRIDSRAREMFRNGLLDEVDRLLRKGYDERCKAFEALGYRYALQTLRGELSMEDAIELTIRDTRRYAKRQMTWFRREDGMQWIPWPGESEPALKQLLELVRCSTSR, from the coding sequence TTGAAGACGCTTTCGCCGCCCGAAGATCCCCTCCTGATCGCCGTCGCCGGCCCGACGGCCTCGGGCAAGAGCGCCCTCGCGGTCGAGGCGGCCCTCCGGCTGGACGGGGAGATCATCAACTGCGATTCGCTCCAACTTTATCGGGAACTCCAAATCGGGACCGGAAAACCGTCGGCCCGGGAAACCGGGGCCGTGCCCCATCACCTTTACGATTTCCTGGATCCCGACCAGTTCTACAGCGCAGGCCGATACATGGTGGAGGCCAGGAGAGTCTGTCGACAGGTCCGGGATCGGGGAAAGACGCCGTTTGTGGTGGGGGGCACGGGACTTTATCTCCGGGCTCTTCTGGCGGGAGTCTTCGAAGGACCTTCACGGTGTGATGCCGTTCGGGATCGCTTGGAGAAGATGGTGCAACGCCGAGGTCAGGAGAGATTGCATCGTCTGCTGGCTCGAAAGGACCCCGCGACGGCCCGGAAGATCGGCGGGGGAGACCGGCGGCGCCTGATACGGGCACTGGAGGTCTACTTCCTGACGGGGACTCCCATCAGCCGGCTTCAGGAGCAGCGAATACCGCTCGCCGGATACCGCATTCTGAAGATCGGACTGAACCTGCCCCGGCCTCTCCTCTATCAGAGGATCGATTCCCGAGCCCGTGAAATGTTTCGGAATGGCCTGCTGGACGAAGTGGATCGACTTCTGCGGAAGGGGTACGATGAGCGATGCAAGGCCTTCGAGGCGTTGGGTTACCGGTACGCCTTGCAGACCCTTCGGGGTGAGTTGAGCATGGAGGACGCCATCGAGCTGACGATCCGGGACACCCGTCGCTACGCCAAACGGCAGATGACCTGGTTTCGCCGGGAGGACGGCATGCAGTGGATCCCATGGCCCGGGGAGTCGGAGCCGGCATTGAAGC
- a CDS encoding OmpH family outer membrane protein, with protein MFTRSRIILVLVAGLAGLMAAAPWGMSQGLAGSGLKVGFVNSVEVLQGTDEGRQKMGEFQQWAEARQQELQQDKTELDRLREQFAAQERTLNPDTRTEMMRTIEDRDRRLRRKQEDSQLESEARNRQLLEQIGTKIQTIINEYAQQNGYSVIFLRNESQSYVDPSLDITKELVSIYNQRHPGPSSASSAPAQP; from the coding sequence ATGTTCACGAGATCTCGGATAATTTTGGTCTTGGTTGCCGGCCTTGCGGGTCTGATGGCTGCAGCACCCTGGGGCATGTCGCAGGGTCTGGCCGGAAGCGGGCTCAAGGTTGGATTCGTCAATTCGGTCGAGGTCCTGCAAGGGACCGACGAGGGCCGGCAAAAGATGGGCGAGTTTCAGCAGTGGGCCGAGGCAAGACAGCAGGAACTGCAGCAGGACAAAACCGAATTGGACCGGTTGCGCGAACAGTTTGCCGCCCAGGAACGGACGCTCAATCCGGATACTCGAACCGAAATGATGAGGACCATCGAAGATCGGGACCGGAGGCTGCGCCGGAAGCAGGAAGACAGCCAGTTGGAGTCCGAGGCCAGGAATCGTCAGTTGCTGGAACAGATCGGAACCAAGATACAGACCATCATTAACGAGTATGCCCAGCAGAATGGTTACTCGGTCATCTTCTTGCGCAACGAGTCCCAAAGTTACGTGGATCCCTCCTTGGACATCACCAAGGAACTCGTCTCCATCTATAACCAGCGTCACCCGGGGCCTTCCTCCGCTTCGTCCGCTCCGGCCCAGCCCTAG
- the lpxA gene encoding acyl-ACP--UDP-N-acetylglucosamine O-acyltransferase, translating into MPAADSAQIHPTAQVSSGAKLGHGVTVGPFAVVGNGVVIGEETSVGPHTILKGPTRLGKRNRIVGQSAIGTDPQDLKYGGEKTSLQVGDDNIIREFVTINRGTAQGGGKTTIGSRNLFMTGVHVAHDCHLGHDGIFANAATLAGHVEIDNGATVGAFTGVHQFCRVGRHAFIGGYSVITRDAPPFIKVVGHRSQARTYGINGIGLSRKGFSEERILSLRRAYRWIFRKGLTLPDAREGIRQEELATPDVETLLQFLEASTRGFVR; encoded by the coding sequence ATGCCCGCCGCCGATAGCGCTCAGATTCATCCCACGGCACAGGTGTCCTCCGGCGCAAAACTGGGGCATGGAGTGACCGTCGGTCCCTTTGCCGTCGTCGGGAACGGCGTCGTGATCGGTGAGGAGACCTCGGTCGGTCCTCACACCATCCTGAAAGGCCCCACCCGCTTGGGCAAGCGGAACCGAATCGTGGGGCAATCGGCCATCGGGACCGATCCCCAGGATCTGAAGTACGGAGGAGAGAAGACCTCGCTGCAGGTGGGTGACGACAACATCATCCGCGAGTTCGTCACCATCAACCGGGGTACCGCTCAGGGTGGAGGCAAGACTACCATCGGGAGTCGCAACCTGTTCATGACGGGAGTGCATGTGGCGCACGATTGCCACCTGGGGCACGACGGAATTTTCGCGAACGCGGCGACGTTGGCGGGTCATGTGGAGATCGATAACGGGGCAACGGTCGGTGCGTTCACCGGTGTGCACCAGTTCTGCCGGGTGGGACGGCACGCCTTCATCGGCGGTTACTCCGTGATCACCCGGGACGCTCCGCCTTTCATCAAGGTTGTGGGACATCGCAGTCAGGCCCGGACCTACGGGATCAACGGCATCGGCCTCTCCCGCAAGGGATTCTCGGAGGAACGGATTCTTTCCCTGAGAAGAGCCTACCGGTGGATCTTCCGAAAGGGTCTCACCCTGCCCGACGCTCGCGAAGGCATCCGGCAGGAAGAGTTGGCAACGCCCGACGTCGAAACGCTGCTGCAATTCCTGGAGGCCTCGACGCGGGGTTTTGTGCGTTAG
- the fabZ gene encoding 3-hydroxyacyl-ACP dehydratase FabZ: protein MFDIQEIMDLLPHRYPMLLVDRIVEFHEGERIVAIKNVTFNEPFFQGHFSGAPIMPGVLIIESMAQAGGFLVFKSLPNRETKLVFLMGIEKARFRRPVRPGDQLRLEMVVVRVRGRAGKLRGQAFVGDQRAAEAEILFSLVDRASVVSG from the coding sequence ATGTTCGACATTCAGGAGATCATGGATCTCCTCCCTCATCGCTATCCCATGCTCCTGGTGGACCGGATCGTCGAATTCCACGAGGGCGAACGGATCGTGGCCATCAAGAACGTCACCTTCAACGAGCCGTTCTTTCAAGGCCATTTTTCCGGAGCGCCCATCATGCCGGGAGTCCTGATCATCGAATCCATGGCGCAAGCCGGTGGCTTTCTGGTGTTCAAATCCCTTCCGAACCGGGAAACAAAGCTGGTTTTTCTCATGGGTATCGAGAAGGCCCGGTTTCGCCGCCCGGTCAGGCCGGGAGATCAGCTCAGGCTTGAAATGGTGGTCGTCCGGGTCAGGGGCCGGGCAGGCAAGCTGCGGGGCCAAGCTTTTGTCGGAGACCAGCGTGCGGCGGAAGCGGAGATCCTGTTCTCTCTGGTGGACCGTGCCTCGGTCGTTTCCGGCTGA